The proteins below are encoded in one region of Oreochromis niloticus isolate F11D_XX linkage group LG6, O_niloticus_UMD_NMBU, whole genome shotgun sequence:
- the LOC109202395 gene encoding small ubiquitin-related modifier 2: protein MADGKPKEGVKTENNEHINLKVAGQDGSVVQFKIKRHTPLSKLMKAYCERQGLSMRQIRFRFDGQPINETDTPSQLEMEDEDTIDVFQQQTGGSPL from the exons atggCAGATGGAAAGCCCAAG GAGGGAGTAAAGACGGAGAACAACGAGCACATCAACCTGAAGGTGGCAGGACAGGATGGCTCAGTGGTGCAGTTTAAGATCAAAAGGCACACTCCTCTCAGCAAACTGATGAAAGCTTATTGTGAACGGCAG GGGCTGTCAATGAGGCAAATACGATTTCGATTTGACGGTCAGCCCATCAATGAAACAGACACACCTTCTCAG CTAGAAATGGAGGATGAAGATACAATCGACGTGTTCCAACAGCAAACTGGAGGCTCGCCTCTTTAA